Genomic DNA from Marnyiella aurantia:
CGGTAGTAGTGGCCGGTGAGGCAGCGACAGGTGCACTTGGAGTGGCCGCAGGAGATTTTACTGAAGCCAGAACCGTACGGAAAGGAATAGGATTTTTCCTTTTGCCGAAATTAGAAGATATATAACCACCACTGGGCATTCCCAGCGGCACCTGCATCAACTTGTTCTGAAGGTCCATCAGGTACTGGCTGTACCGGTTAGACTGTTTGGCCAGATATACCGAACTTGCAAGACTGTCCTGGTCCAGATGATCGATTTTTGAATTTGAAACGTTTCTGGATGCCAGAAAGGAGTTTAAGTCCCGCACGGTATTGTCTACCTGCAGGAGGTCATTTTTCATTTTGGCATAGTCTACACTGTCTTTCTGGGTATTTATTTTAACCAGATTAACCTCGTAATTCCGGTTGTCTTTAGCAGTCCATAATTTTGCGATGATGAGTGCCTGCGCAAAGATAACTGCCAGAAATCCACCCAGCAGTATCCTCATTTTTCTCTTTTTCGTAAATAACTTTTTCATTGTAAGAAATTCCTTGCTGTATGTTCTTAATAACAGTCGGCAAAATTAAAAAAAAATGAACATGCCTGCCATTTTTTAACAGAACTTTGGATTCGGAGTAATTTTAACGCTGAAAAACTGATTTAATTGTACAGCGATGGCAGTTTTGTTACATTAATCATAAAGGAATCACTCGTGTCTTTTGTCTATCTTTGCACCCTCGATTTGTGTTATGGTAAATAAGAATACAGCAGCGGAAAACGCAGCTTCGGCTGCAGGAAAAGAGTCAGCTTTGATCCCCGTAGGTGTTGTGGGAAGCGGCAGTTTTGCCACTGCAATAGTAAAGATGCTGGTGGAGAACTGTAATGTGGTGCACTGGTGTGTACGTAACGAGTTTGTAAAGGGAGCTATTGAGCTGCGCGGCCATAATCCCACCTACCTCACGTCGGTCAGCTTTGACGTTAATAAACTGAAAATCACTACGGACATTAACGAGCTGGTGAGCGCCTGTGATATTATCGTGCTGGCCACTCCTTCCATTTATCTTTCTGATGCTATGGACAGACTTAATGTAGAGTATACAGATAAGATATTTGTTTCTGCTATTAAAGGAATTGTGCCGAAGGTTAATGATGTTGTGGCTCATTACCTGAGGCAGGAATTCAATATAGGTTTCCGCAACCAGGCGGTTTTGGCTGGACCATGTCATGCGGAGGAAGTAGGTATGGAAAGGCTGTCTTACCTTACCATTGCCACTGTGGAAGATGAGGTATCGGAGAAACTGAACAGTATTTTTGCATCGTCATTTATTAAAGTGAACGCAAGTAAGGATGTGCTGGGTAACGAATACAGCGCTATCCTGAAGAATATATACGCGGTAGGCGCGGGTATTGCCAGTGGATTAGGTTACGGCGATAACTTCACTGCGGTATTTGTCTCCAATGCAGTGCGCGAAATGGAAACGTTTCTGGAAGCGATTTATGAGGCCCCGCGTGACGTGAATGACAGCGCTTATTTGGGTGACCTTTTGGTGACGGCCTATTCACTGTTCTCGCGAAACCGAAACCTGGGTAACCTGATCGGGAAAGGTTATACGGTGAAGTCAGCAATCCAGTCCATGAATATGGTGGCAGAAGGCTATTACGCCGCTGATTCGATTTATACCACAGCCAAGGAAAACAACGTAAATACCCCGATTATTGATGCAGTTTACCGTATTCTGTACGGTGAGGAAAACGCTGAGACTGTTTTTGCTGAACTCACAGCAAAACTGAATTAAGAACCCTGTCAGATTAAGAAATAATCCGCCTCAGATGAAAAATTCTGCAACCATCACTGTACCTAAGCCCATAGTTGCGCCGGAAATGCTGGAGCAGCTGCAGAGCCTTACCGAGGTTGAAAAACAGGTCATTGTACACTGCTGTTTTCCGGCCACGCCTTATTTTGGCAGCCTGATTAGGATCTGGCCTACAACTTTCCTCGTGGATGATGCCAGTGGCTGTCGGAGCCAGCTTGTGCACTCGGAAAATATATCGATTGCGCCTTACTGGACAGAAGTCCCGCCAATGAAGGATTTTTGGTTCACGCTTATCTTTGCCGGCCTGCCGAAGGGTTGCACTCAGTTTGATTTGAAAGAGCTTATTGCGGAAGAAGGTGGTTTCTGTGTTCCTAATATCAGGAGAAATGCTACTGATGTGTACCGTGTTAAAATTGAATAGATTTTTGCCAGATTGTCCCTTTACCGGCTTTTTGTTTTGAATGAAAAAATTAAATTTACTCCTGCTCCTTTTTTCACAGTTTGTATTTTCACAATCGGTGGAAGAGCATGCAGTTGAAATCCTGAAATTCCAGGCCGAACTTAACCGTGAATACCGTGATGTGCGGGAGACCCCTTTGCGTGGGGTCAATTTCAAAAATTTTAAAGAACATCCTTTCTTTGCTGTTGATTTGAATTACAGGATTGCAGCAAAATTTAAAAGGACCGAAAATGCGCTGCCGTTGGAGATTTCTACCTCGTCCGGGCATACCAAACCATACATTGAATTTGGTACGGCAACTTTTGCTGTTGATGGTAAGAATTTTACGCTGAAGATTTACCAAAGTGTGCATCTTGTTCAGAAGCCGGAATATAAGAACCATCTCTTTCTGCCGTTTCACGATGCTACCAACGGAAAGGAAACCTACGGCGGCGGCAGATATCTTGATCTGGAGATACTTTCCGGTGATACGGTGATCCTGGATTTCAACAAGGCATATCAGCCTTATTGTGCTTACAACGCTTATGACTACAGTTGCCCCATCGTTCCCGCAGAAAACACTTTGCCGGTGGCGGTTAAGGCAGGAGTAAGGTATGAGGACGTTTATTTTATTCATTAAACGATCCTGAAAATTTATGAAAAAGATGTTTATTTCCAGATTTGGAATCCTGAATATGAAAACATTTCTGTTTTTCAGTTCCATAGTCTTAGTTGCTAAAATAGGCTACAGCCTGATCATGGGCTTCCCCGGCGGCACCTTTGAGGATTGGAATATCGCAAAGAATCTTGCAGAACACGGGGCCTATGCTGAATTTACTGAAGTAGGTCCTACCGCCTATAAGTTGCCAGCCTATTCCTTTTTTCTGTCCGTCTACATTTATATTTTCGGAGAATTTGGTAAAGAAGCTGCGGTCATTGCTCAGCATATCCTGTTCTTCATGGTACCGCTGCAGATCATCAACATTTTCAGGATCTTCAACAAGACCAATGCAGGAATATTGGCTGGCTATTTCTTTATTTTTTCACCGGTTTACTTTTACTATTCCAATGTCCTGGAGATCACCAATATTTTTATACCACTTTTCCTGTTGTGGATCCGGCAGTTTGTCATAATATACCGTTCAACCGAGGCTTCCCGCAAGAACATCATACTTTTGGGAATCATAACCGGTGTGCTTTTTCTTACCCAGGTCATTGTGGTACCGTTGGTATTGGTGCTGATTTTTGCACTGGTTTATCAAAAAAAGCTAAGGTTCTCAGGATTTGTGCTTCTGTTTGGACTGGCCTCCGTGCTGTACTCCCCGTGGATCATTCGAAATTATGTTGTTTTTGATAAAGTGATCCTTACCAAAACGCCTTTTTGGCAAAATATCTATCTGAGCTTTATCCCACCAGTGAATGTGTGCGACAACATTAAACTGATCTCCTCCAAACATGACCATTATACTTTCCAGCTGAAAAAATCGGTTAATGAGTTTGAAATGGAAAAGATATACAAATCCAAGGTGGTGGAGGTGCTCCGGGGGAAGGAAGAGATATTCGTCTTGAAAGCCATTCAGAATGCAGGAATACTTTGGTATGTGCCTGCCAGATATTTTTATGATAAACCAACGGCAATGTTTGGCCGGAAGATTTTTGTAATTCTGCTGAATATACTGACGCTTTTTCCCTGATTTACTTTTTCAGAAAATACCGGCTTCTTTTCTGTGTGTCCCTGTTGCTTTTTGCAGCCTTTACCGCACCCTATATGATCGGTCACGCTGCCAACATGAGGTTCAAACTTGATTTCGAATGGTACCAGTATACACTGATTGCTCTCTTTCTTTATGAACGTTTCAGCTTCTTCCGGCTCAATGACCATCCGTCTGAAATAGTTGCTGAACAATCTCCAGGGAAGACGGTATCCTGAAATCGCTGAAATGGTAGTGGTAGTACACCAGGATGCTTTCCAGAAAACGTTTACGATGGGATGTGCTTATGGCCACAGTGTATGGCGCTGCACTTGTTAATACTTCTTTCCAGATTGAGGAGAGTTCATCATCAAAAAGATCATGTACTTTAATATCAATAAAATTGCCGCTTTCCGGATCAAGAAACCTGCCGCTGCCAATCAGCGGATGCACGCCGGAAATCTCCAGAAACCTCAGCAGAAAAATGAGGTGCGCTCGGTAATTGTTACGGTCCAGTTCTTCCAGAAAATGAGCAACTTCTGCATAAATCCGTGGATTTATCTCTTCGTTCCGCAGTACCTGATTCAGGAAATCGGCAATGAAGAATACCACCGCGTTTGCCTTTATGTTTTGCGGAAGGTGTGAGCCTGCTGCAAGTTCCAGTTTGGATACGGGCAGCATACTGCCTGCCGCCGCCTTCTTGTATAAAGTAAAACAAAGTTCGGCCAGTGGCTGCAGATATGCCTTCTGCTTGCTTTTTTTTCCATATACCCCTTTTACAAAAAGACTTTGATATCCTTTTTCTTTTGTAAAGCAATGCATTACGCAGTCATTGTCCCCATATTTGAGGTAGGAGAGAAGGAAACCGTTCAGATACAGCATTTCTAATTTACAACCGCGATTTTGGCGGTGGCTTTGTCGGTGCCGTCAGCGTTTGTCATAAGTACAAAATAAACGCCGGAAGCTACACGCCGGCCGCGCTGATTGTTTAGGTCCCATTGGTGGAATCCGCCACGTGCCACAGCCTGATGAACCAGATTTCCGGCCGCATCTACAATCCTTATATTTGTTTTCTCGGCCAGTCCGCGAATGGTTACAAAGCCTTTAAAATTAGCAGTTACAACCGGATTGGGATAAACCAGTACATTTCCGAAGTTTGAAGTAACATCTACCACATCGCTTTGATAAACTACAATACCGTCAAAGGTGACAAAATAAACTTTACCGGTCTTATTATCTACTTTGATGTCTGTAATGCTGTTGGTGGGAATGGGTGAATTTTCACGGGTAAGGTGCAGTAAAGTTCTCTCGCCGTTTGCACTCAGGAGATACGCGCCGCCACCGTCTACAGAAACCCATTTGAAGTTACCGGAGTCCACTTCTACCTGCAGTATGGCACCGTCGCGGAAAAGTTCTTCCGGAATACCGTTCTGCTCAATGATCACCGGTTCCAGCTGTGGACTGTTTTTCACATCTGTGGATGCAGAGGGCAGAATCCTTAAGCCGGTATCGGTTCCGATCCAGGCATCA
This window encodes:
- a CDS encoding M23 family metallopeptidase, which codes for MKKLFTKKRKMRILLGGFLAVIFAQALIIAKLWTAKDNRNYEVNLVKINTQKDSVDYAKMKNDLLQVDNTVRDLNSFLASRNVSNSKIDHLDQDSLASSVYLAKQSNRYSQYLMDLQNKLMQVPLGMPSGGYISSNFGKRKNPIPFRTVLASVKSPAATPSAPVAASPATTTERRVVSVKIVEEKDSLGNISKKTVPVYANVTVPATSGSSAANISAPASAKKATVREVNNAPVEADQIQFHKGMDIAVAYGSDVRCTAAGTVIFAGQKGGYGNCVIVSHGNGLATLYAHLAEVLVRTNDKVKVNHVIAKSGNSGRSTGPHLHYEVHKNNTPVNPKLFMNF
- a CDS encoding NAD(P)H-dependent glycerol-3-phosphate dehydrogenase, translated to MVNKNTAAENAASAAGKESALIPVGVVGSGSFATAIVKMLVENCNVVHWCVRNEFVKGAIELRGHNPTYLTSVSFDVNKLKITTDINELVSACDIIVLATPSIYLSDAMDRLNVEYTDKIFVSAIKGIVPKVNDVVAHYLRQEFNIGFRNQAVLAGPCHAEEVGMERLSYLTIATVEDEVSEKLNSIFASSFIKVNASKDVLGNEYSAILKNIYAVGAGIASGLGYGDNFTAVFVSNAVREMETFLEAIYEAPRDVNDSAYLGDLLVTAYSLFSRNRNLGNLIGKGYTVKSAIQSMNMVAEGYYAADSIYTTAKENNVNTPIIDAVYRILYGEENAETVFAELTAKLN
- a CDS encoding DUF1684 domain-containing protein; this translates as MKKLNLLLLLFSQFVFSQSVEEHAVEILKFQAELNREYRDVRETPLRGVNFKNFKEHPFFAVDLNYRIAAKFKRTENALPLEISTSSGHTKPYIEFGTATFAVDGKNFTLKIYQSVHLVQKPEYKNHLFLPFHDATNGKETYGGGRYLDLEILSGDTVILDFNKAYQPYCAYNAYDYSCPIVPAENTLPVAVKAGVRYEDVYFIH
- a CDS encoding glycosyltransferase family 39 protein; this encodes MKKMFISRFGILNMKTFLFFSSIVLVAKIGYSLIMGFPGGTFEDWNIAKNLAEHGAYAEFTEVGPTAYKLPAYSFFLSVYIYIFGEFGKEAAVIAQHILFFMVPLQIINIFRIFNKTNAGILAGYFFIFSPVYFYYSNVLEITNIFIPLFLLWIRQFVIIYRSTEASRKNIILLGIITGVLFLTQVIVVPLVLVLIFALVYQKKLRFSGFVLLFGLASVLYSPWIIRNYVVFDKVILTKTPFWQNIYLSFIPPVNVCDNIKLISSKHDHYTFQLKKSVNEFEMEKIYKSKVVEVLRGKEEIFVLKAIQNAGILWYVPARYFYDKPTAMFGRKIFVILLNILTLFP
- the recO gene encoding DNA repair protein RecO translates to MLYLNGFLLSYLKYGDNDCVMHCFTKEKGYQSLFVKGVYGKKSKQKAYLQPLAELCFTLYKKAAAGSMLPVSKLELAAGSHLPQNIKANAVVFFIADFLNQVLRNEEINPRIYAEVAHFLEELDRNNYRAHLIFLLRFLEISGVHPLIGSGRFLDPESGNFIDIKVHDLFDDELSSIWKEVLTSAAPYTVAISTSHRKRFLESILVYYHYHFSDFRIPSSLEIVQQLFQTDGH